Proteins from one Gimesia maris genomic window:
- a CDS encoding dihydrodipicolinate synthase family protein, translating to MSPSLERQQLQTVHIVPLTAFDQHDQINLDQQAAHTRKLYEAGMRVYLPGAGTSEFHSLSPEEIVQLVKLTREVTGPETLIFAPIGYQVKVARQTAIDCLKAGATGIMFMPFAHPYMSDRGAEEYYLTVMDAVDCPTLFYKKADIPSDELLLKLASDSRSVGVKYSVNQMHQFRTTVNADSHGLEWICGSAERFAPYYMLAGSGGFTSGAGNVCPRLSLAMHAAFHVGNYEEGMRIQQQILPIEDYRARAGDSFNISMLKYAITLTGADFGPPRAPQRTLTGEQEAEIRQLMEPILTAEADLA from the coding sequence ATGAGTCCTTCCCTTGAGCGTCAACAACTGCAAACCGTGCATATCGTCCCGCTGACTGCATTTGATCAGCACGATCAGATCAATCTGGATCAGCAGGCAGCGCACACCAGAAAATTATATGAAGCGGGAATGCGAGTCTATTTACCGGGGGCAGGTACCAGTGAGTTTCATAGTCTGTCACCTGAGGAAATAGTCCAACTGGTCAAATTGACCCGTGAAGTGACTGGACCGGAGACATTGATCTTTGCCCCCATTGGTTACCAGGTGAAAGTAGCCCGTCAGACGGCCATTGACTGTCTGAAAGCGGGCGCAACCGGAATCATGTTTATGCCGTTCGCGCATCCTTACATGAGTGACCGGGGGGCGGAAGAATATTACCTGACGGTGATGGATGCTGTTGATTGTCCAACATTGTTCTATAAAAAAGCGGATATTCCCAGTGATGAACTGCTGCTGAAACTGGCCTCTGATTCCCGTTCAGTGGGAGTGAAGTACTCGGTGAATCAGATGCATCAGTTTCGTACGACTGTAAATGCAGACTCACACGGGCTGGAGTGGATTTGCGGGTCGGCTGAACGCTTTGCCCCTTATTATATGCTGGCCGGATCTGGTGGCTTTACGAGTGGCGCAGGCAATGTCTGTCCGCGACTGTCCCTGGCGATGCATGCTGCTTTCCACGTGGGGAATTATGAGGAAGGCATGCGGATTCAGCAACAGATTCTTCCCATTGAAGATTACCGGGCGCGTGCCGGGGACAGCTTCAATATCAGCATGCTGAAATATGCGATTACACTTACAGGGGCCGATTTTGGACCGCCACGGGCACCGCAGCGGACACTGACGGGAGAGCAGGAAGCAGAGATTCGTCAGTTGATGGAACCCATTCTGACGGCCGAGGCAGATCTCGCCTGA